Within Frankiales bacterium, the genomic segment CGACGCGTGGCGCCGGGTCTGCACCGCGCCAGGGTAACGAGGGCCCGACCGCCCGGGCTCACCCCGCCACCCGGTGCCGCCCTCGGTCGTCCGGTCGAACCCCGGTGCGGCGACCCAGATGGGGGTCCGACGACGTCAGTCGCCGTCCGGGGTCACGATCGCGAAGTCCGGGTCCGGCTCGGTGAGCAGCGACGCGAGACGTGCCAGCACGGACACGTCGCCGCTGACCTCGAAGCCCGCCGAGGCCAGGGCCGCGGCCCGGTCGCCGGGGGCCGCGAGCGCTGCCAGGCCAGCGCGCGGGCCGGACAGCGTGACGTCGGCGGCGTCCGCCCTCGGGGCGCTGCTGTAGGTGAGGACGCCGTTGGCCAGCCGCAGGCGGTAGGTCTCCGCGGCGTCGGTGAGCCGCACGTCGAGGGTGAGCCGCTCTCCCCAGGCCCGGGGACCGTCGACGCGGATGGCGAGGGCGTCGAAGAGCATCTGCGGGGTGAGCGCGGCCACCATGTCCGGCGAGTCCGTGCGGGCGGGGGTGCCGAAGCGGCCGCTGCGCAGCTCCGTCGCGCCGGAGAGGTAGAAGTTGCGCCACGTGCCGTTCTCCGCGCCGTAGCCGAGCTGCTCGTAGGTGTCGGCCAGCAGCTCGCGCGCCGCCGCGTGACCGGGCTGTGCGAACACCACGTGCCCGAGCACCTCGGCGACCCAGCGGTAGTCGCCCTGGTCGAAGGACTCGCGTGCCTTGGCCACCACAGCGTCGGCCCCGCCCATGAACTCGACGTAACGGGTGGCCGACTCGACGGGCGGGTGCTGCCAGAGGTGGGAGGGGTTGCCGTCGAACCAGCCGAGGTAGCGCTGGTAGACGGCCTTCACGTTGTGGCTGACCGAGCCGTAGTAGCCGTGGGTGCTCCAGGCCCGCTCGAGCGCGGGCGGCAGCTGCATGGCCTCGGCGATCTCGGCACCCACCATGCCGGTGTTGAGCATGCGCAGGGTCTGGTCGTGGAGGTAGGCGTAGAGGTCGCGCTGCACCTCGAGGAACTCGACGACGCGCGCGGTGCCCCAGGTGGGCCAGTGGTGGGATGCGAACGCCACGTCGGTGTCCGCGGCGAACAGGTCGATCGCCTCGGTGAGGTAGGAGGCCCAGGCCCGCGGGTCGCGCACCAGCGCGCCGCGCAGCGTGAGCAGGTTGTGCAGGTTGTGGGTCGCGTTCTCCGCCAGGCACAGCGCGCGGCGGTCCGGGAAGTGGAAGTGCATCTCCGCCGGGGCCTCGGAGTTCGGCGTCATCTGGAAGACCATCCGCACGCCGTCGACCGTGTGCTCCTCGCCCGTGGCGGTGATCTCGACGGTCGGCCGGATGAGGGTCACGGTGCCGGTGGACGTCGTCTGCCCGAGCCCGGCACCCACCTGCCCCTGGGGACCACGGGCCAGCGCCGCGCCGTACATGTAGCCGGCGCGCCGGGCCATGGCCGGTCCGGCGTAGACGTTCTCGGCCACCGCGTGCTCGACGAATCCCGCGGGGGCGATCACCGGGACGTGACCGGAGTCGACGTCCTCCTGCGACACCACGCCGCGCACGCCGCCGAAGTGGTCGACGTGCGAGTGGGTGTAGATGACGCCGGTCACCGAACGATCGCCGCGGTGCTCCCGGTACAGGGCGAGCGCCGCCGCGGCCGTCTCGGTGGAGATGAGCGGGTCGATGACGATGACGCCGGTGTCGCCCTCGACCAGCGTCATGTTCGACAGGTCGAGGCCGCGCACCTGGTAGATGCCGTCGGTGACCTCGAAGAGGCCCTGGATCGACGCGAGCTGCGACTGGCGCCACAGGCTCGGGTTGACCGTGTCCGGCGCGTCGCCCTCGAGGAACGCGTAGCTGTCGTTGTCCCAGACGACCGTCCCGTCGGGCTTCCGCACGACGCACGGCTCGAGCCGGGCAAGGAAGCCGCGGGTGGCGTCCTCGAAGTCCTGGGTGTCCGCGAACGGGAAGGCCGCGCGGACGGCGTCCTGCTGCTCGACGATGAACGAGGTGGCTGGCTTGGGCTGCGACACGCGGTCAGTATCCGGGAGCACGCCCGCCGACGCCGCCCGACCCTGAACGGGTCAGGGCCCAGGGGATCAGCCCTGGGCCCTGACGTCGGGGTGAGTGACGGGACTTGAACCCGCGGCCACCTGGACCACAACCAGGTGCTCTACCAGCTGAGCTACACCCACCATGACCGTCGGTGCGCCGGGTGGGAGCCCGACCGCTCGACGGCCGACGAGAAGTGTACCGGTGCCGGACGCCTGCCCCGGACCACGGTCAGCGGCCCGCCGGCGCCGGCCGTCCGCAGCCTCGGTGCACCGGGCGTGCGGGTCCCGCCGCAGGGGTCAGCCGCCCGAGGGGCCGGGCGGGTCGAGCGGGCGGTGCTCGACGACGTGCTCGGCGGCGATGGTGCGCGCGGCGTCGGTGGTGGGGCCGGGAGCCGGGACCATGACGGCGACGCGGTAGTAGCGCAGCTCCGCGATGCTCTCGCGGGTGTCGGCCAGCGCCCGGTGGTTGCCGGTCTTGGGCGGCGAGGCGAAGTAGACGCGCGGGTACCAGCGGCGCACGAGCTCCTTGACGCTCGAGACGTCGATGAGCCGGTAGTGCAGGTAGGCGTCCAGCGCCGGCATGTCGCGGGCGATGAAGCCGCGGTCGACGTAGACGCTCGAGCCGCCCAGCTGCGCCCGGCGCGGCTCGGGCACGTGGCGCCGTACGTACTCGAGCACCTGGGCCTCGGCGTCCGCCAGGGTCGTGCCGTGGGGGATCTCGTCGATGAGCCCGGACGCGGTGTGCATCTCGCGCACCACCTCGGGCATCGCCGCGAAGGCGGCGTCCGGCGGCCGGATGACGATGCTGATCCCCTCGTCGAGCTCGGTGAGCTCGCCGTCGGTGACGACGCACGCGATCTCCACCAGCGCGTCCGAGCCCAGGTCGAGGCCGGTCATCTCGCAGTCGACCCAGACGATGCGGTCGCCCACCTTGCCGGTGAGCGCCGTCGGTGCGTCGCCGCTCTCGGGCGCGGGGGAGGAGGAGCTCATGACCGCCACCCTAGGGCGCCGGGTGGGAGGGCACTCACCCGTTCGGAGCAGCGGGCCCCGCCCGTCACCGGCGCGGCTCAGGGCTCCGCCCGGGCGTGCCGATCCCTCTGGCATGGGAGGGACTCGATGATCCGGTCTGCTCGTCGTGCGCTGGTCCTGGCCGGTGCGACCGGGGTGCTCGTCGCGTCCCTCGTCCCCGCGGCGGCCGCCGTCGGCGGGGCGGGCTCGTCCGCCGTGAGCGTCACCGGCACGGTGGAGCGCTACGACATCGACGACTTCTCCCACCCCCTCCCGGCGGGTGCCGACTCCATCACCTACGTGCGGACCGCCGACGGCCCGGTGCAGGTGCCCGGCGACGTCCTCGCCCACGTGCCCAACGGCTCGGTCGTGACTCTCGGGCTGCGCTCCACCCTCGGCATGCGGCGCACCGCCACGGGCGGGCTGGTCTCGGCCCTGCCGGCCTCCGCCGCCCACGACCCCGCCGCCGGGGCCAGCGTGGCCTCGGTCAGCGTGCTCTCGGCCCCGGCACCGGGGATGGTCGCCACCGGCAGCGGCTTCGTGGCGCCGACGACGTCCACGCGCGCGACCGCAGCAGGGACGACGACGGCGGCCGCGACGACGGTGACGCACTCGGTGCTCGTGGTCGTCGCGCAGCCGGCCGGCTCCGCCGCGCCGGGGGTGACGTCGTCGACGATCGCGGCCACGGTCGACAACGGGGTCGACGCCTACTGGTCGACCGTCACCGGCGGCGTGGTGCGCTTCGCCGCGACCGCCTACCCCGGCGTGGTGCCCACCACGAACGTGCCCTGCACCACCGGCGGCAACGTGGGGACGTCGTCGGCGTTCTGGTCCGAGATCGCCACCGCGACGCACTGGACGCCGGGCGCCGCCAAGCACCTGCTCGTGTACTTCCCGACGTTCACGGCGTGCGGCGGCATCGCCGGCCTCGGCAGCGTCGGCAACGGCACCGGCTCCGGCGGCATGGTGTGGAGCAACGGCTTCAACCACGTCGGCGTCCTGGGCCACGAGCTCGGGCACAACCTCGGTCTCGGCCACTCCCAGGAGCTCGACTGCACGGTCGGCGGCGTGCGCGTGACGGACGCCCCGGCCGGCAGCTGCTCGGCCCGCTCCTACTGGGACACCAACGACATCATGGCGGTGTCGTGGAGCCACCAGGGCTTCCTCAACGCCTCGCACCTGCGCCGGCTCGGCCTGCTCGCCGGCGGTGGTGACCTCGAGCCGACGACGAGCGGCACTGCCACGATCGCGCCGCTCGAGGGCGGCACCGGCCTTCGCGCGCTCACGCTCGACGACGGCGCGACGAAGTACGTCGTGGAGTTCCGTCAGCCCACCGGGCAGGACGCCTGGATGTCGTCCAACCCCGGCTGGGGATCGCCCGGGGTCACGGTGCGCCGGGAGTTCGACCTGAGCCAGCCGGGCACGTCGTCGTTCAACGCCATCGAGTCCTACGTGCTCGACGGCGACCCGGCCACCACCGACCCGTCGTTCGGCAACCTGTCGGTCACCATGCCCACGGGGGTCTGGATCGACCTGGCCGACCAGCGCGTGGGCATCCGGGTCACCTCGGAGTCCGCCGCCGGCGCGGTGGTGGACTACCGCCTCGGCCTGCCGTCCACGGACCCGCGCTACGCGCCGCCGCCGCGACCCACCGTCTCGACACCGGTCGGCCACCTCACGCGCGGGACCGCCGCGGTGGGCCGGGCCGGACCGGCCGTGCCCGTGCGCTGGGCGTGGTCCGTGACGACTCCCGCCGCCGACGGCGTCTCCCCGGCGACGGTGACGAACGGCTACCGCGTCGGCAAGGTGCGCGCCCCGCTGGTGGGGTGGACCTCGACGCCGTTCCGCGCCGCGGCGCGCGCGTCCGACGGGTCCCTCGTGTCGGCGGTGGGCCACCTCAAGGCCCACTACGCGCCGGAGTACCGGGCCAGCGTGGCGTCGTACTCGCGCGGGTGGCACAGCGTGCGCCAGTCGGGTGCCCTCGGGGGCCGCGTCATGGTCTCGACGCTGCGGGGCCAGTCCGCGGCGCTGCACATCACCGGCCGGTCCATCGGAGTGCTGCTGGCGAGGGGTCCGGCGTACGGCGCCGTGGCGGTGTACCTCGACGGCCACCGCGTGGCCACGCTGAACCTGCACGGGCCGCGCTCGACGCTCCAGCTGGCCTACACGGCGACGTTCGGCACGTACTCGGCCCACACGGTGCGCGTCGTGAACCTCACGGGTGGCGCCCGCGGGCACCTCGGCATCGACGGGGTCGTCTCGCAGGCCTGACGCGCGAGGCACCTCGTCGGGTCCGGGAGCCGGTCCGCCAGGATGGGCACGCGTCCGGCCGCCGCGGGACGTCGTCCGTCCCGAGGAGCACCGTGACCACCATCAGCTTCGGCAGCGACAACCACGCCGGCGCGCACCCCGAGGTCCTCGCGGCCGTCGTCGCCGCCAACGAGGGCAGCGCCCCGGCGTACGGCGACGACGACCTCACCCAGGAGGCCGTCGCGCTGGTGCGGGACCACTTCGGCGCGGACGCCGACGTCTCCTTCGTCTTCAACGGCACGGGCGCCAACGTCGTCGGCCTCCAGACGATGCTGCGCTCGTTCGAGAACGTGATCTGCGCGGAGTCCGCGCACATCAACGTCGACGAGTGCGCGGCGCCGGAGCGCTTCATCGGCTCGAAGCTCGTGGACGTCCCCGCACCCGGCGGCAAGCTCACGCCGGAGCTGGTGGACGCCGCGCGCTGGGGAGTGGGCGACCCGCACCACGTGCAGGCGAAGGTCGTCTCCATCACCCAGAGCACTGAGCTCGGCACGGTCTACTCGCTGGAGGAGATCCGTGCGCTGGCCGACTACGCGCACGAGCGCGGGATGTACTTGCACCTCGACGGCGCCCGGATCGCCAACGCGGCGGTCGCACTGGGCGTCGGTCTCGGCGACCTCGGCCGCGGCGCCGGCGTCGACGTCCTCTCGTTCGGTGCGACGAAGAACGGTGCGCTCGGGGCCGAGGCCGTCGTGGTCCTGCGCCCGGAGCTGGTCGACGCGATGCCCTTCGTGCGCAAGCAGGCCATGCAGCTGGCCTCGAAGATGCGGTTCGTCTCCGCGCAGTTCGTGGCGCTGCTGCGCGACGACCTGTGGCGGCGCAACGCCGAGCACGCCAACGCGATGGCACGCCGGCTCGCCGACGGCGTCGCGGGGGTGGCCGGCGTCGAGGTGACCGACGCCGTGCAGGCCAACGCCGTGTTCGCGGTGCTCCCGCCCGCGGCCATCGCCGAGCTGCAGGAGCGGTTCCTGTTCTACGTGTGGAACGAGGCGCGCCACCAGGTGCGGTGGATGACCTCGTGGTCGACCACGCCGGACGAGGTCGACGCGTTCGTCGCCGCCATCCGCGAGACCGCTCCCCGCCACGCCTGACCGGGCACCCGCGACCCGCCGGGGCGTCGTCACTGCCCGGAGAACCGGGACGGGCGCCGGTCTCCGCGCATTCGGGCAGTAACGACGGAGTCGGATCGGCCTTGCCGGGCGAGTGTCGCCGATATATCGTCGAGCCATCGCGACCTGATCGGTTGAGAGTGCCGCCCACGACGTCGGCCGCCGGACTCGTCGCCGCCGAGGCCGACGGCCCGGCCCGAGCGCGAGGAGCACGCCCATGACCGCACACGCCGGCCCCTGCGGGCCGTCCCTCGGCGGCTACGCCGCCCCCGTCCCGCCGCTGGCCCGCCTGCTCGCGGCCTTCGCCGGCCCGGCCACCCGCGGCACCGCGGATCCGCACGAGTCCGTGCGGGGCTTCGCCGGACCCGACCTCGACGACGCCGTCCGCCGGCTGCGCGCGCACATGACCGGACGCCGCGGCCACCCCGGCCCTCGCGGGCCGTGGGGCCGGGGCGCGCCCTGGGCGCCGTGGGCGCCGGGCGGTGCCGGCGGATGGCCGTTCGGCCCCGAGGCCGGCCCGCGCCGCCCCCGGGCGGGGCGCGGCGACGTGCGCACGGCGATCCTCGCCCTGCTGTGGGAGGAGCCGCGGCACGGCTACCAGATCATCCAGGACATCACCGAGCGCAGCGGGGGAGCGTGGCGGCCGAGCCCCGGTTCGGTCTACCCCGCGCTCTCCGCGCTGCAGGACGAGGGGTTCGTCGACGACGAGAAGGTCGAGGGACGCCGGGTCTTCTCGCTCACCGAGGCCGGCCGCGCGCACGTGGCCGAGCGGGCCGACGACCTCGCCCACGTCTTCGACGCGAACTCGGCCGGGACCGAGGACGAGGACGTCACGGACCTGCGCACCCTGCTGTTCTCCGTGGGCGCCGCAGCCGTGCAGGTGGTGACGACCGGCAGCCCTGACCAGGTGGCCGCCGCACGCCGCGTGCTCTCGGCCGCGCGGCGCGACCTGTACCTGCTCCTCGCCGAGGACGACACCGAGGACGGGACGGAGGACGAGGCATGAGCACGCCCTACGGCGCCCCGCGGATGCGGGCCAGCGACCAGGACCGGCACGAGGCTGTGCTCGCGCTCTCGGAGCACTTCGCGCAGGGCCGCCTCGACCAGGCGGAGTTCGACGTGCGCATGCAGGCGGCCAGCGAGGCGGTCTTCCTGCACGACCTCGACCCGCTGTTCGTCGACCTGCCCCGCCGCGCCGCGACCCCGGCGCCGGCGCGGGCCCGCCGGGACCGGGCGGCGTCGCGTCGCGCGTGGCGGCACGGCCCGCCGTTCCCGGTGCTGCCCGTGCTCGTGACGCTCGTGGTGCTGCTCGCGGTCGCGGTCGGCCCGCACGCGCTCTTCCTGCTGCTGCCCGCCTTCTGGCTGGCCGGCGCCGTCGCCCGCCGGCGCGCGTGGCGCCACCTCGCGGCGACGCAGGCGCACGGAAGCCGACCGGCCGGCGCGTCCTGGCGCTGACCCCGGCGTCGAGCCGCGTTCAGGCGTTGACGGTGGACATGTCGGGGTAGCGGTCGCCGCTCGCGGCGCCGGGCGGCGCGACCTCGTCGATGCGCGCGAGGTCGTCGGCGTCGAGCTCGAGGTCGAGGGCGGCGACGTTCTCCTCGAGGTAGGCCACCCGCTTCGTGCCGGGGATGGGGACGACGTCGTCGCCCTGCGCCTGCACCCACGCCAGGGCCAGCTGCCCCGCAGTGACCCCCTTCTCGGCCGCGAGCTCGTGCACGCGGTCGACGATCGCGAGGTTGCGCGCGAAGTTCTCGCCCTGGAACCGCGGGTTGTGCCGACGCCAGTCGTCGGGCGCGAGGTCGTCGAGCGAGCGGATGCGACCGGAGAGCATGCCGCGGCCCAGCGGCGAGTAGGGCACGAACCCGATGCCGAGCTCGCGCACGGTGTCGAGCACGCCGTTGCCCTCCGGGTCGCGGGTCCACAGCGACCACTCGGTCTGCAGCGCCGTCACCGGGTGCACCTCGTGCGCGCGCCGGATCGTGGCCGGCGACGCCTCGGAGATCCCGAGGTGGCGCACCTTGCCGGCGTGCACCAGCTCGGACATGGCGCCCCACGTCTCCTCCACGGGCACCGTGCGGTCCACGCGGTGCTGGTAGTAGAGGTCGATGACGTCGACGCCGAGCCGCTGGAGCGAGGCGTCGCACGCGGCCCGCACGTACTCCGGGCGGCCGTTGATGCCGACGAACGAGCCGTCGGGGTTGCGCTGGTTGCCGAACTTCGTGGCGATCACCACGCGCTCGCGCCGGTCGGCGACGGCGCGGCCGACGAGCTGCTCGTTGGTGAAGGGCCCGTACATGTCGGCGGTGTCGAGCAGCGTGACCCCCAGCTCGATCGCCCGGTGGATCGTGGCGATCGCGGCCGCCTCGTCGCGGTCGGCGTAGAAGTCGCTCATGCCCATGCAGCCGAGGCCCTGCGCCCCCACCACGAGCCCCTGACCCAGCGTGCGCTGCTCCATCGAGTCCTCGTCTCCGTGTCGTGTCGTCCTGGCACGGTAACCCCGTCGGCCCGGGGCTGCGATCCGCGGGCGGCGCCGTACCCTGCCGTTCATGCGCGTGTCATCCGAGCGCCTCGCGGCCGAGGCGCAGCACCGGCTCGGCCGGCTGGTGGACAGCATCCCGGCCTCGCTCGCCACCCGCGTCGCCGGCGGCCCGCGGGTGATCGACGGCGAGCGGCTCGACCCCCACCTCGGCGTGATCCTCGCGGTGGAGGAGCGGCTGCGCGGCTCCGACGACGACCTCACCCTCGAGCAGCGCCGCCGCACCCTCCGCACGGCCTCGCGGGCGGCCGCCGGACCACCCGTGCCGGTGGGCGACGTGCGCGACCTCGAGGTCGACGGCGGCGCGGGCCCGTTGCTGGCCCGGCTCTACACGCCGCCGGGACCGTCGCTCGCGCCGTCCGCCCGTCCTCGCCCGCTCGTCGTGTTCTTCCACGGCGGCGGCTGGGTGGTGGGTGACCTCGACACGCACGACCAGCCGTGCCGCCTGCTGTGCCGTCACGCCGACGTGCACGTGCTCTCGGTCGACTACCGGCTCGCGCCCGAGCACGTCTACCCCGCCGCCGTCGAGGACGCGGTGGCGGCGTTCGCCTGGGCGCGCGAGCACGCCGCCGGGCTGGGCGCCGACCCGGACCGCGTGGCGGTGGCGGGCGACAGCGCCGGGGGCACGCTCTCGGCCGTCGTCGCGCAGGTGGCCCGCGACGAGGGCATGCCCGGACCGGTCGCGCAGCTGCTCGTCTACCCCGGTGCGGACGCGAGCGTGGACCGGCCGTCGAAGCAGCTGTTCTCCGGCCTCTACCTCACCCGCGAGCGCATGGACTGGTACTGGGACACCTACTCCGCCGGCGGGTCGCGGACCGACCCGCGCCTGTCCCCGCTCTGCGCCGAGCGGCTCGACGGCCTGCCGCCCGCCGTGGTCGCCACCGCCGCCCTCGACCCGCTGCGCGACGAGGGCGAGGCGTACGCCGAGGCCCTCGAGGCGGCCGGCGTGCCCGTCGTGCGCCGCCGCGGCCGCGGGCTGGTGCACGGCTACCTGTCGATGACGGGCATCAACCGGGCGTCGCTCGAGGAGTCGATCGCCGTCATCGGCGCGTTCGGCGCGCTGCTGGACACCGTGGGCTGACGGGCGCCGTCAGGGCGCCCAGGTGTAGGCGGTCACCCAGTCCACCTGCACGTGGCCGGCAGCGGTGCCGGACGGCGGCCCGCCCGAGAGCCGTGTCTCGGTCTGCAGCACCCAGTGCATCGGCGTCGACGGGACCTCGGTGGTGCTGACGCCGATCACCGCGCCGTCGAGGACGAACACCAGCCGGCCCGGCGTCCACTCCACGGTCGCCACGTGCCAGTCCGAGTACGTCGCCGTGGTGGGGAAGGCGTCCTGGCCTCCGTTCGCGTCGGCGAAGTGGGCGAAGGCCGAGATCCGCGCGTCGAGGTCGCCCTCGGGGAAGTCGACCTCGCCGTGCAGCGGCCAGCGGTCGTCGTCGGGCCACAGCAGCCATGCGGTCTTGTAACCGGGGACGGCGTCGGCCCGGAACCGCACGGAGTAGCGGCCGTAGGTCATCGCGGGCAGCCGCGGGGTGGGTGCCGCGACGTAGTGCGTGCCGTTCTCCGTGTGCAGGTGGATGTCGAGGGCGCCGCCGCGCACGGACAGCGTGCGCGCGGGGTCGTAGACGCCGTTGCCGCTCGTGTCGCGCCACGGCGAGGGGTACGCCGACCAGCCGGCGCCGTAGACGGACAGGAACGAGCCCAGCGGCGCGTCGGTGGTGAAGTCGTCCGCGAACACCTGGTGCCAGCCGGGCAGGTCGCCGCGCGGCATGGCCGCGGGGTCCGTGGCTGCGGTGGCACCCGGGGCGGGAGGTGCCACGGCCGGTGCCGGGCTCGGGCTCGGTGCCGCCGTGGCCGCCGGGACCGGCACCGGCGCGGTGGCGGGACCCGTGGCGGAGGGTGCGGGCGCGGGCTGCGCGGGCGCCGTCGGCTCCGGCGCGGGCGACGCCGGCGGGGTGCTCGACGCGGGGGAGGGGTGCGGAGCCGGTCCCGCCTCGGGGCCGGTGACCGGCCCGGCGGGTGTGCCCGGCGGAGAGGGCTGCGACGCGGCTGCCGGGACGGAGGCGCCGGCGTCCGTGGTGGGTGCTGCGGGGTCCGTGCTCGGGCCGGCGCCCGGGGTCGTGTCTCCGGCCGAGGGCGGAGCGGCCGGGGACGGCGTCAGAGCAGGCGCGGCAGAAGCGGGCTGCGGCGCCGGAGGGGCAGCGGCGGACGGCCCGGTCGGCCGGGGCCCGAGCGGGCCGACGGCGAGGGCGGCCGGCACCGACGGGCCGTCGTCGGCGGGGAGGGCGGCGGCGGACGTCGCGCCGCGGTCGCCAGCAGGTGCGACCGTCGGCACGGGGGCCTGGACGTCCGAGAGCAGCGCCTCCGACGTCGGCGGACGCGAGCGGCCGTGCGACGAGGGTCCCGGCCCGCCGGGGCCGCCCGAGTCGGCGGCGCTGCCGCCCTCCGCCGCCGGGCGGGCGGACGTGGCGGCACCGGATCCGCCGTGCAGCGCGGGGACGGCCACGGCACCGACGCTACCCACCGCGAGGACGCCCGCGAGCGCGACGGGTGCGACCACCTGCGTGGCCGACCACGGAGCCGCCGGACGGGCGTGGCGCCCGCCACCGGAGGCGACCGTGGCGCCGGCCGGCTCGGCGAGGTGCCGGCCGACGCGCGCGACGTCCGAGGAGACGGCGAGGTGCCGGCCGACGGCCGGGGCGCCGAGGTGCGCTCCCGACGCGGACCGCGCGCGGGGCGCGCTCCCCGACGACCGCTGCCCGGCCGGCCACGGCGCGGAGGGCGGCCGCGGTGAGGGCGGGGCCCCGGGGGCGCCGCCCGGGCGTGGGCCTGCGGCCGCCGGAGCCGGCGCCGGGAGGGACGGTGCCGGGTGAGCAGCTGCCGAGGGAACCGCCGCAGCGGGAGCGGGCGCCGGGGGAGCGGGCGCCGGGGGAGCGGACGCCGGGGGAGGCGCTGCCGCGGACGGCGACGGCAGCAGCGACGGCGCGACCGGCAGCGGCTCGCAGGCGCGGGGCTGCCGCGCGAGGTACGGCGTGCTCGGCCGGGGGATGGGCTCGGCCACGGGCGGTCTCCGGTTCGGGCGGGCTGCGGCGCACCGCGCCGCCGCGCGGGCAGGGCCCGAGGCTCGTCGCCCGACCGGAGTAACGGCCGACCCCGCGGTGAAGGCCGGGTGAATTGCGGGCGACATCGGGACGCGTCACTCGGCACCCGGAGCGGGTGGGGGGCCGGCCGCGTCCCCCACGCGACGTGCGTGCTCCGGTACGGTCCCAGGACGCGGTGGGAGGGTGCGATGGCCAGGCTCGGCCCGGGCGGCACGGCCGGTGGGCCGGCCGCCCTCACGGCCTCGGTGCTGCTCGTCGTCGCCGCGGTGTCGGGCTGCTCGGCGGCCGCGCCCGACGCGCCCCCGACGTCGGCGACGACATCGCGGGCGGCGACGCCGACCTCGAGCGCGACGCCCACCCGGTCCGCCGGCGACGGCGGTCCGGCCCTGCCGGGCGACCTCGCGACGGCCGCCCGCGCGGCCTACGACTCGCTCAGCGACGAGCAGCGGATCGGCCAGCTGTTCATGATCGGCATCCCGTCGTCGGGCGTCACGAGCGAGCAGCTGGTGGCCCTGCGCGACCTGAGCATCGGCAA encodes:
- a CDS encoding alpha/beta hydrolase fold domain-containing protein, with amino-acid sequence MPVGDVRDLEVDGGAGPLLARLYTPPGPSLAPSARPRPLVVFFHGGGWVVGDLDTHDQPCRLLCRHADVHVLSVDYRLAPEHVYPAAVEDAVAAFAWAREHAAGLGADPDRVAVAGDSAGGTLSAVVAQVARDEGMPGPVAQLLVYPGADASVDRPSKQLFSGLYLTRERMDWYWDTYSAGGSRTDPRLSPLCAERLDGLPPAVVATAALDPLRDEGEAYAEALEAAGVPVVRRRGRGLVHGYLSMTGINRASLEESIAVIGAFGALLDTVG
- a CDS encoding family 16 glycosylhydrolase; this encodes MPRGDLPGWHQVFADDFTTDAPLGSFLSVYGAGWSAYPSPWRDTSGNGVYDPARTLSVRGGALDIHLHTENGTHYVAAPTPRLPAMTYGRYSVRFRADAVPGYKTAWLLWPDDDRWPLHGEVDFPEGDLDARISAFAHFADANGGQDAFPTTATYSDWHVATVEWTPGRLVFVLDGAVIGVSTTEVPSTPMHWVLQTETRLSGGPPSGTAAGHVQVDWVTAYTWAP
- a CDS encoding MBL fold metallo-hydrolase, which encodes MSQPKPATSFIVEQQDAVRAAFPFADTQDFEDATRGFLARLEPCVVRKPDGTVVWDNDSYAFLEGDAPDTVNPSLWRQSQLASIQGLFEVTDGIYQVRGLDLSNMTLVEGDTGVIVIDPLISTETAAAALALYREHRGDRSVTGVIYTHSHVDHFGGVRGVVSQEDVDSGHVPVIAPAGFVEHAVAENVYAGPAMARRAGYMYGAALARGPQGQVGAGLGQTTSTGTVTLIRPTVEITATGEEHTVDGVRMVFQMTPNSEAPAEMHFHFPDRRALCLAENATHNLHNLLTLRGALVRDPRAWASYLTEAIDLFAADTDVAFASHHWPTWGTARVVEFLEVQRDLYAYLHDQTLRMLNTGMVGAEIAEAMQLPPALERAWSTHGYYGSVSHNVKAVYQRYLGWFDGNPSHLWQHPPVESATRYVEFMGGADAVVAKARESFDQGDYRWVAEVLGHVVFAQPGHAAARELLADTYEQLGYGAENGTWRNFYLSGATELRSGRFGTPARTDSPDMVAALTPQMLFDALAIRVDGPRAWGERLTLDVRLTDAAETYRLRLANGVLTYSSAPRADAADVTLSGPRAGLAALAAPGDRAAALASAGFEVSGDVSVLARLASLLTEPDPDFAIVTPDGD
- a CDS encoding PadR family transcriptional regulator — encoded protein: MTAHAGPCGPSLGGYAAPVPPLARLLAAFAGPATRGTADPHESVRGFAGPDLDDAVRRLRAHMTGRRGHPGPRGPWGRGAPWAPWAPGGAGGWPFGPEAGPRRPRAGRGDVRTAILALLWEEPRHGYQIIQDITERSGGAWRPSPGSVYPALSALQDEGFVDDEKVEGRRVFSLTEAGRAHVAERADDLAHVFDANSAGTEDEDVTDLRTLLFSVGAAAVQVVTTGSPDQVAAARRVLSAARRDLYLLLAEDDTEDGTEDEA
- a CDS encoding DUF1707 domain-containing protein translates to MSTPYGAPRMRASDQDRHEAVLALSEHFAQGRLDQAEFDVRMQAASEAVFLHDLDPLFVDLPRRAATPAPARARRDRAASRRAWRHGPPFPVLPVLVTLVVLLAVAVGPHALFLLLPAFWLAGAVARRRAWRHLAATQAHGSRPAGASWR
- a CDS encoding aldo/keto reductase, with protein sequence MEQRTLGQGLVVGAQGLGCMGMSDFYADRDEAAAIATIHRAIELGVTLLDTADMYGPFTNEQLVGRAVADRRERVVIATKFGNQRNPDGSFVGINGRPEYVRAACDASLQRLGVDVIDLYYQHRVDRTVPVEETWGAMSELVHAGKVRHLGISEASPATIRRAHEVHPVTALQTEWSLWTRDPEGNGVLDTVRELGIGFVPYSPLGRGMLSGRIRSLDDLAPDDWRRHNPRFQGENFARNLAIVDRVHELAAEKGVTAGQLALAWVQAQGDDVVPIPGTKRVAYLEENVAALDLELDADDLARIDEVAPPGAASGDRYPDMSTVNA
- a CDS encoding oligoribonuclease, whose translation is MGDRIVWVDCEMTGLDLGSDALVEIACVVTDGELTELDEGISIVIRPPDAAFAAMPEVVREMHTASGLIDEIPHGTTLADAEAQVLEYVRRHVPEPRRAQLGGSSVYVDRGFIARDMPALDAYLHYRLIDVSSVKELVRRWYPRVYFASPPKTGNHRALADTRESIAELRYYRVAVMVPAPGPTTDAARTIAAEHVVEHRPLDPPGPSGG
- a CDS encoding aminotransferase class V-fold PLP-dependent enzyme; amino-acid sequence: MTTISFGSDNHAGAHPEVLAAVVAANEGSAPAYGDDDLTQEAVALVRDHFGADADVSFVFNGTGANVVGLQTMLRSFENVICAESAHINVDECAAPERFIGSKLVDVPAPGGKLTPELVDAARWGVGDPHHVQAKVVSITQSTELGTVYSLEEIRALADYAHERGMYLHLDGARIANAAVALGVGLGDLGRGAGVDVLSFGATKNGALGAEAVVVLRPELVDAMPFVRKQAMQLASKMRFVSAQFVALLRDDLWRRNAEHANAMARRLADGVAGVAGVEVTDAVQANAVFAVLPPAAIAELQERFLFYVWNEARHQVRWMTSWSTTPDEVDAFVAAIRETAPRHA